One genomic segment of Labrus bergylta chromosome 17, fLabBer1.1, whole genome shotgun sequence includes these proteins:
- the pum3 gene encoding pumilio homolog 3 isoform X1, which translates to MEAKSKKPFSPKSGKTFSQKGKDSLGTKLGGKPGGKPGGKKPFKSHNNAERKSRPGKGGDGNKKFAFSKDGKGPQKRKFSSFKAKNKEEGEEGPDAKKMKKGEFNPKRKMTEEELKKNRQQRKKDLKTSRQQAERKDMFDIICNAKRVWGELRRKNCENDTKKKLMKELHDLIRGKIKQMAFAHDAVRVLQCFIQFGSHEQRKEVFDELKDDIIGLCKSQYGKNMVKKLLMYGNKELLAAVMLTFKGHVRQMLRHAAASSIIEYAYNDKAVLGQRLMLTEELYGNTFIVCKSYVCNTVDKVAKENPDKLNNIIDEMKKSLTPMAQKEQVIKHSLVHKVFLDFFHLSPEKQRTEMIESIRESVVYMAHTHDGARVAMHCLWHGTAKDRKVIIKTMKTYMVKFATGEFGHLVLLAIFDCVDDTKLVKQAVLSEILASLDEVIGNKYGKKVLLYLLSPRDPAHLLPEIIKVLEQGDGNTHSKKDSAIRRKELIEAVSPALLEYLRDNAATMVMDKASCVTVSDILASACGDLRPAMTSVSQLANQELVPGGIKGQLHMAEHPAGHLVLKWLIEQDITLAEAGKEERFGRILVDTVGTDKLKTWIRVNRGAMVLCGLLNSCDKSVSAEVREALESIKSELSSISNNKGAEILLEHLNK; encoded by the exons ATGGAGGCTAAATCCAAAAAACCCTTCTCTCCAAAAAGTGGAAAGACGTTCTCACAGAAAGGAAAGG ATTCCCTAGGGACCAAACTTGGTGGAAAACCAGGCGGAAAGCCAGGTGGTAAAAAGCCCTTTAAAtcacacaacaatgcagagcgCAAGAGCAGACCGGGAAAGGGCGGCGATGGCAACAAGAAATTTGCTTTCTCCAAAGATGGGAAGGGACCACAGAAGAGgaaattttcatcttttaaagcgaaaaataaagaggagggggaag aaGGTCCTGATgcaaagaagatgaagaaaggaGAGTTTAACCCAAAGAGGAAGATgacagaggaggagctgaagaagaacaGACAGCAGAGGAAGAAGGACCTGAAGACCAGCAGACAGCAGGCGGAGAGGAAGGACATGTTCGACATCATCTGTAACGCCAAGCGAGTGTGGGGAGAACTCAGGAG gAAGAATTGTGAAAACGACACCAAGAAGAAACTGATGAAGGAGCTTCACGATCTGATCCGTGGGAAGATCAAACAG ATGGCGTTTGCTCACGACGCCGTGCGAGTCCTGCAGTGTTTCATCCAGTTCGGCAGCCACGAGCAGAGAAAGGAAGTGTTTGACGAGCTCAAAG ATGACATCATCGGCCTGTGTAAGTCTCAGTACGgcaaaaacatggtgaagaagctgctgatgTACGG GAACAAGGAGCTGCTGGCAGCTGTGATGCTCACATTTAAAGGTCACGTGCGTCAGATGCTTCGCCACGCCGCCGCCTCGTCCATCATCGAGTACGCCTACAACGACAAAGCTGTGCTGGGACAGAGACTCATGCTTACCGAGGAGCTGTACGGGAACACCTTCATCGTGTgcaag tcaTATGTGTGTAACACCGTCGATAAGGTCGCCAAGGAGAACCCGGACAAACTGAACAACATCATCGATGAGATGAAGAAGAGCCTCACCCCCATGGCTCAGAa AGAACAGGTCATCAAACACTCTCTAGTCCACAAAGTCTTTCTGGACTTCTTCCACCTCTCTCCTGAAAAACAGAGAACG GAGATGATCGAGTCCATCAGAGAGTCGGTCGTCTACATGGCTCACACACACGACGGAGCACGAGTGGCAATGCACTGTCTGTGGCACGGAACAGCAAAg GACAGAAAGGTCATCATCAAAACTATGAAGACGTACATGGTGAAGTTTGCTACA ggggagTTTGGTCACCTTGTTCTTCTGGCTATATTCGACTGTGTGGACGACACGAAGCTGGTCAAACAGGCCGTGCTCTCA GAAATCTTGGCGTCTCTGGACGAGGTCATCGGTAATAAATACGGGAAAAAAGTGTTGTTGTACCTGCTGAGCCCGAGAGACCCGGCTCACCTGCTGCCAGAGATCATCAAGGTGCTGGAGCAAGGAGACGggaacacacacag TAAAAAAGACTCAGCCATTCGGAGGAAGGAGCTGATCGAAGCCGTCTCCCCAGCTCTGCTGGAGTATCTCCGTGACAACGCCGCCACCATGGTGATGGACAAGGCGAGTTGCGTCACCGTCAGTGACATCCTGGCTTCAGCCTGCGGTGACCTGCGGCCTGCCATGACATCCGTGTCTCAACTGGCCAATCAGGAGTTGGTGCCAGGAGGGATCAAGGGACAG ctTCACATGGCCGAGCATCCTGCAGGACACCTGGTGCTGAAGTGGCTCATAGAGCAGGACATAACGCTGGCAGAGGCTGGAAAAGAAg AGCGCTTCGGCAGGATTCTGGTGGACACAGTGGGAACAGACAAACTGAAGACCTGGATCAGAGTCAACAGAGGAGCCATGGTGCTCTGCGG CCTCCTGAACAGCTGTGACaagtctgtgtctgcagaggtgAGGGAAGCGCTGGAGTCCATCAAATCAGAGCTCAGCAGCATCAGCAACAACAAGGGAGCTGAAATCCTGCTGGAGCATCTGAACAAGTAG
- the pum3 gene encoding pumilio homolog 3 isoform X2, with the protein MEAKSKKPFSPKSGKTFSQKGKDSLGTKLGGKPGGKPGGKKPFKSHNNAERKSRPGKGGDGNKKFAFSKDGKGPQKRKFSSFKAKNKEEGEGPDAKKMKKGEFNPKRKMTEEELKKNRQQRKKDLKTSRQQAERKDMFDIICNAKRVWGELRRKNCENDTKKKLMKELHDLIRGKIKQMAFAHDAVRVLQCFIQFGSHEQRKEVFDELKDDIIGLCKSQYGKNMVKKLLMYGNKELLAAVMLTFKGHVRQMLRHAAASSIIEYAYNDKAVLGQRLMLTEELYGNTFIVCKSYVCNTVDKVAKENPDKLNNIIDEMKKSLTPMAQKEQVIKHSLVHKVFLDFFHLSPEKQRTEMIESIRESVVYMAHTHDGARVAMHCLWHGTAKDRKVIIKTMKTYMVKFATGEFGHLVLLAIFDCVDDTKLVKQAVLSEILASLDEVIGNKYGKKVLLYLLSPRDPAHLLPEIIKVLEQGDGNTHSKKDSAIRRKELIEAVSPALLEYLRDNAATMVMDKASCVTVSDILASACGDLRPAMTSVSQLANQELVPGGIKGQLHMAEHPAGHLVLKWLIEQDITLAEAGKEERFGRILVDTVGTDKLKTWIRVNRGAMVLCGLLNSCDKSVSAEVREALESIKSELSSISNNKGAEILLEHLNK; encoded by the exons ATGGAGGCTAAATCCAAAAAACCCTTCTCTCCAAAAAGTGGAAAGACGTTCTCACAGAAAGGAAAGG ATTCCCTAGGGACCAAACTTGGTGGAAAACCAGGCGGAAAGCCAGGTGGTAAAAAGCCCTTTAAAtcacacaacaatgcagagcgCAAGAGCAGACCGGGAAAGGGCGGCGATGGCAACAAGAAATTTGCTTTCTCCAAAGATGGGAAGGGACCACAGAAGAGgaaattttcatcttttaaagcgaaaaataaagaggagggggaag GTCCTGATgcaaagaagatgaagaaaggaGAGTTTAACCCAAAGAGGAAGATgacagaggaggagctgaagaagaacaGACAGCAGAGGAAGAAGGACCTGAAGACCAGCAGACAGCAGGCGGAGAGGAAGGACATGTTCGACATCATCTGTAACGCCAAGCGAGTGTGGGGAGAACTCAGGAG gAAGAATTGTGAAAACGACACCAAGAAGAAACTGATGAAGGAGCTTCACGATCTGATCCGTGGGAAGATCAAACAG ATGGCGTTTGCTCACGACGCCGTGCGAGTCCTGCAGTGTTTCATCCAGTTCGGCAGCCACGAGCAGAGAAAGGAAGTGTTTGACGAGCTCAAAG ATGACATCATCGGCCTGTGTAAGTCTCAGTACGgcaaaaacatggtgaagaagctgctgatgTACGG GAACAAGGAGCTGCTGGCAGCTGTGATGCTCACATTTAAAGGTCACGTGCGTCAGATGCTTCGCCACGCCGCCGCCTCGTCCATCATCGAGTACGCCTACAACGACAAAGCTGTGCTGGGACAGAGACTCATGCTTACCGAGGAGCTGTACGGGAACACCTTCATCGTGTgcaag tcaTATGTGTGTAACACCGTCGATAAGGTCGCCAAGGAGAACCCGGACAAACTGAACAACATCATCGATGAGATGAAGAAGAGCCTCACCCCCATGGCTCAGAa AGAACAGGTCATCAAACACTCTCTAGTCCACAAAGTCTTTCTGGACTTCTTCCACCTCTCTCCTGAAAAACAGAGAACG GAGATGATCGAGTCCATCAGAGAGTCGGTCGTCTACATGGCTCACACACACGACGGAGCACGAGTGGCAATGCACTGTCTGTGGCACGGAACAGCAAAg GACAGAAAGGTCATCATCAAAACTATGAAGACGTACATGGTGAAGTTTGCTACA ggggagTTTGGTCACCTTGTTCTTCTGGCTATATTCGACTGTGTGGACGACACGAAGCTGGTCAAACAGGCCGTGCTCTCA GAAATCTTGGCGTCTCTGGACGAGGTCATCGGTAATAAATACGGGAAAAAAGTGTTGTTGTACCTGCTGAGCCCGAGAGACCCGGCTCACCTGCTGCCAGAGATCATCAAGGTGCTGGAGCAAGGAGACGggaacacacacag TAAAAAAGACTCAGCCATTCGGAGGAAGGAGCTGATCGAAGCCGTCTCCCCAGCTCTGCTGGAGTATCTCCGTGACAACGCCGCCACCATGGTGATGGACAAGGCGAGTTGCGTCACCGTCAGTGACATCCTGGCTTCAGCCTGCGGTGACCTGCGGCCTGCCATGACATCCGTGTCTCAACTGGCCAATCAGGAGTTGGTGCCAGGAGGGATCAAGGGACAG ctTCACATGGCCGAGCATCCTGCAGGACACCTGGTGCTGAAGTGGCTCATAGAGCAGGACATAACGCTGGCAGAGGCTGGAAAAGAAg AGCGCTTCGGCAGGATTCTGGTGGACACAGTGGGAACAGACAAACTGAAGACCTGGATCAGAGTCAACAGAGGAGCCATGGTGCTCTGCGG CCTCCTGAACAGCTGTGACaagtctgtgtctgcagaggtgAGGGAAGCGCTGGAGTCCATCAAATCAGAGCTCAGCAGCATCAGCAACAACAAGGGAGCTGAAATCCTGCTGGAGCATCTGAACAAGTAG